A genomic window from Haladaptatus caseinilyticus includes:
- a CDS encoding DUF7344 domain-containing protein codes for MRDDQRNDHTDVRAQDGAGTSLKEAVGTFGVNALLRLPSEVYETLASEHRRAVLGYGYEVDSRTTVGELATHLVTTDVEADEHRARVALRHNHLPKLAEQGFVEWTPRGETVVFGHVHE; via the coding sequence ATGCGAGACGACCAACGAAACGACCATACCGATGTTCGAGCGCAAGATGGGGCCGGAACCTCATTGAAGGAGGCAGTAGGGACGTTCGGAGTGAACGCGCTCCTTCGTCTTCCTTCGGAGGTGTACGAAACGTTGGCGTCGGAGCATCGACGTGCCGTCCTCGGCTACGGATACGAAGTAGATAGCCGAACCACGGTGGGAGAGTTGGCTACGCACCTCGTCACGACGGATGTCGAGGCGGACGAACACCGAGCACGGGTCGCACTCCGACACAATCACCTCCCGAAACTCGCCGAGCAGGGGTTCGTCGAATGGACGCCCCGAGGCGAGACCGTGGTGTTCGGGCACGTCCACGAGTGA
- a CDS encoding HhH-GPD family protein has protein sequence MTDTSWSLPDDIEAVRDTLVSWYEDDHRTFPWRETDNPYAILVSEVMSQQTQLGRVVTAWEAFLDRWPTATALADADRSDVVGFWTSHSLGYNNRAKYLHESAKQVTAEYDGEFPETPEELQNLQGVGPYTANAVASFAFNNGNAVVDTNVKRVLYRAFDVPDDDTAFEEAASELMPDGGSRVWNNAIMELGGVACEKTPSCDAAGCPWREWCHAYEIGDFTAPDVPTQPKFDGSRRQFRGRVISILKEYDELPLSKLGPRVRVDYGGEHGEEWLRELCSDLDGDGLVKLEGGEDGDSGEWVASLRQ, from the coding sequence ATGACCGACACGTCGTGGTCGCTACCTGACGATATCGAAGCGGTGCGCGACACCCTCGTCTCGTGGTACGAAGACGACCACCGGACGTTCCCGTGGCGCGAAACGGACAACCCCTACGCCATCCTCGTTTCCGAGGTGATGAGCCAGCAGACGCAACTCGGACGCGTCGTCACCGCGTGGGAGGCGTTTCTCGACCGTTGGCCGACCGCCACGGCCCTCGCGGACGCGGACCGCTCGGACGTGGTCGGCTTCTGGACGAGTCACAGCCTCGGTTACAACAACCGGGCGAAATATCTCCACGAGTCGGCGAAACAGGTCACGGCTGAGTACGACGGCGAATTCCCCGAGACACCCGAGGAACTCCAAAACCTCCAGGGTGTCGGCCCCTACACCGCGAACGCGGTCGCCTCGTTCGCCTTCAACAACGGGAACGCCGTGGTCGATACGAACGTCAAGCGCGTCCTCTACCGCGCCTTCGACGTACCGGACGACGACACCGCCTTCGAGGAGGCCGCGAGCGAACTCATGCCGGACGGCGGCTCGCGCGTCTGGAACAACGCCATCATGGAACTCGGAGGGGTCGCCTGCGAGAAAACACCGTCCTGCGACGCCGCTGGATGCCCGTGGCGCGAGTGGTGTCACGCATACGAAATCGGCGACTTTACCGCCCCCGACGTTCCAACACAGCCGAAATTCGACGGCTCTCGAAGGCAGTTCCGCGGGCGCGTCATCTCGATTCTGAAGGAGTACGACGAACTTCCGCTCTCGAAACTCGGACCGCGCGTCCGCGTCGATTACGGCGGCGAACACGGCGAGGAGTGGCTTCGCGAGTTGTGTTCGGATTTGGACGGCGACGGGCTGGTGAAATTGGAGGGCGGGGAAGACGGCGACAGTGGAGAGTGGGTCGCCAGTCTCAGACAGTAG
- a CDS encoding NADPH-dependent FMN reductase, which produces MPNEPRIVAICGSLRDSSATRTSLEQALSGAERAGGTGDLLDLREFDLPLYDPNDRMAGDAVELKRRVREADAVVLGTPMYHGSYSSVLKTALDYCGFDEFEQKTVGLLAVAGGRFPITAMDHLRSVCRALDAWVLPYEAAVPQSHSAVRNGKFTDDELATRVATLGEQVVRYSKIEACPASFESEENIGAVD; this is translated from the coding sequence ATGCCGAACGAACCACGCATCGTCGCGATCTGCGGCAGTCTCCGGGATAGCAGTGCAACCCGAACCTCGCTGGAGCAGGCACTCTCAGGAGCGGAACGGGCGGGTGGAACCGGCGACCTCCTCGATTTGCGCGAGTTCGACCTCCCACTGTACGACCCGAACGACCGGATGGCGGGTGATGCAGTGGAACTCAAACGTCGGGTACGCGAGGCGGATGCCGTCGTCCTTGGAACGCCGATGTATCATGGGTCGTACTCGTCGGTGCTGAAGACGGCACTCGACTATTGTGGATTCGACGAGTTCGAACAGAAGACGGTCGGCTTGCTCGCCGTGGCAGGCGGACGGTTTCCGATTACCGCGATGGACCATCTCCGGTCGGTCTGCCGAGCGCTCGATGCCTGGGTACTCCCGTACGAGGCCGCCGTGCCACAGTCACACAGCGCGGTTCGAAACGGAAAATTCACGGACGACGAACTGGCGACCCGTGTGGCTACACTCGGGGAGCAGGTCGTGCGGTACTCCAAAATCGAAGCTTGCCCGGCGAGTTTCGAGAGCGAAGAAAACATCGGAGCAGTCGATTGA
- a CDS encoding thymidine kinase, whose translation MHKITNSGWVEVITGCMFSGKTEELLRRLRRAEIAGQEVAVFKPALDDRYGEDTVGSHDGSSWEATVVDPDDDGVWEIPEKLNGEQVVAIDEANFFSSEIVAVCERLAEDERRVVISGTDQTFRGEPFDPLPQLISVSEYVEKLQAICAKCGEPATRNQRLIDGEPAHTDDPTILVGAQESYEARCRNCHTLRTD comes from the coding sequence ATGCACAAAATCACGAACAGTGGGTGGGTGGAGGTCATCACCGGCTGTATGTTCTCCGGGAAAACCGAGGAACTGCTCCGTCGGCTCCGCAGGGCGGAAATCGCGGGACAGGAAGTCGCCGTGTTCAAACCGGCATTGGACGACAGATATGGCGAGGACACGGTCGGGTCTCACGATGGGAGTTCGTGGGAGGCAACCGTCGTCGACCCCGACGACGACGGCGTATGGGAGATTCCCGAGAAGCTGAACGGCGAACAGGTCGTCGCTATCGACGAAGCGAACTTCTTCTCCTCAGAAATCGTCGCGGTCTGTGAACGACTCGCCGAGGACGAACGGCGAGTCGTCATCAGTGGAACTGACCAAACTTTCCGAGGCGAACCGTTCGATCCGCTCCCGCAACTCATCTCGGTCTCCGAGTACGTCGAGAAACTCCAAGCCATCTGTGCGAAGTGTGGAGAACCAGCGACGCGAAACCAGCGTCTCATCGACGGGGAACCAGCGCACACCGACGACCCGACGATCCTGGTCGGCGCACAGGAGTCCTACGAAGCGCGCTGTCGGAACTGTCATACCCTCCGAACCGACTAA
- a CDS encoding YIP1 family protein: MTQWVENPTGGRDRGPQAIVRAWVEVMLRPRRFFNVGVAPGDQAPGLVFGVLVTVIEVTSRMVFGGSAVGGTVGGDSLLSKLFIILAVGLFVAPAVLHLTAALQTVVLLLVVPDRAGISETVQVIGYAVAPCLFAGLPFPELRAACTLYGAILLTVGTSEVHNTSLVRATVGAAIPSALVFGYGFRGFAAFETVFPSLAALVPW, encoded by the coding sequence GTGACTCAGTGGGTCGAAAATCCGACGGGTGGGCGCGACCGCGGACCGCAGGCGATCGTCCGTGCGTGGGTCGAGGTGATGCTACGACCGCGTCGGTTTTTCAACGTCGGTGTTGCGCCGGGCGACCAAGCACCCGGATTGGTGTTTGGCGTCCTCGTGACGGTGATAGAAGTCACCTCACGGATGGTTTTCGGTGGGTCCGCTGTCGGCGGAACCGTAGGCGGCGATTCGCTTCTCTCGAAACTGTTCATCATTCTCGCGGTCGGTTTGTTTGTCGCGCCCGCCGTGCTCCATCTTACGGCGGCGCTACAGACGGTTGTTCTCCTACTGGTCGTTCCAGACCGGGCAGGTATCAGCGAGACGGTACAGGTCATCGGCTACGCAGTCGCACCCTGTCTGTTCGCCGGACTCCCGTTTCCCGAGTTACGCGCAGCTTGCACACTGTACGGGGCGATACTGCTCACTGTCGGGACGAGCGAGGTACATAACACCTCGCTCGTCCGAGCGACCGTCGGGGCCGCGATTCCGTCGGCACTCGTGTTCGGCTACGGCTTTCGGGGGTTCGCCGCCTTCGAGACCGTCTTCCCGTCGCTCGCAGCTCTCGTCCCGTGGTAA
- a CDS encoding DHH family phosphoesterase, producing MGNCVICGTSADGPICSSHEQDVLFEFEGNRPQQLTAGRYYKGTVDGFADFGVFIDVGKNVTGLLHKSELDKRLESLDWDAGDTVYVQVLGVRDNGNIDLGWSIRQSEREFRGKLIQDAENTYLSDEEPKQSASERSETDDQSDATESSEPAPTTDGSGNAVGSATIPEHDEPLERVAIETLSDRVGEHVRIEGEIVGASQTSGPTVFELRDETAVVDCAAFKEAGVRAYPQVDTGDVVRLVGEVELRNNELQVETEQLDALTDDEEATVINRLAEALEDEARPADVDLLAEHSSVEAIHDAIKDAAGAIRRAVIESRPVIVRHNASAEGYAAGAALERAVLPLVREEHARSDAQYHYFDRRPLENGFYDMEDATKDATNMLDNRERHDEKLPLFVLVDAGSTVESSDGLDLLDIYGAPHVVIDTQFPDENVAETAEVIVNPFLGESGKDVSASVLGANVAAHINDDVREDVSHLPAVGYWADTPSEYVELAEEAGYDTAHVTALREAVALEAYYQSYEDKRELITDLLFEHAKRDLAEHISEQFRTKLENELDTAEPNLSVRGANGVTFTVLDTEAYTHRFDFPSTSVLLDALHRHDITGRPGGQNVTLGLADDEIHIRSDVGVNVRDIADAARERAPEAGIIAVGTHDGKVEFLRGEREAALDAVIESVSERVN from the coding sequence ATGGGTAACTGCGTCATTTGCGGGACGTCTGCAGACGGCCCGATTTGTTCGAGCCACGAGCAGGACGTTCTCTTCGAATTCGAAGGAAATCGTCCGCAACAACTCACCGCGGGACGATACTACAAAGGTACCGTCGATGGATTCGCCGACTTCGGTGTGTTCATCGATGTTGGAAAAAACGTCACCGGTCTCCTCCACAAAAGCGAGCTAGACAAACGGCTTGAAAGCCTCGACTGGGACGCGGGCGACACGGTGTACGTCCAGGTTCTCGGCGTCCGTGACAACGGAAACATCGACCTCGGCTGGTCGATTCGTCAGTCGGAACGCGAATTCCGCGGCAAACTGATTCAGGATGCGGAAAACACGTACCTTTCCGACGAGGAACCGAAGCAGTCGGCATCGGAACGAAGCGAAACGGACGACCAGTCCGATGCGACCGAATCGTCGGAACCCGCTCCGACGACGGATGGGTCGGGAAACGCGGTCGGTAGCGCGACGATTCCGGAACACGACGAACCGCTGGAGCGAGTCGCCATCGAAACCCTGAGCGACCGAGTCGGCGAGCACGTCCGAATCGAGGGCGAAATCGTCGGTGCGAGTCAGACGAGCGGCCCAACGGTGTTCGAACTCCGTGACGAAACCGCCGTCGTGGACTGTGCCGCGTTCAAAGAGGCTGGCGTCCGCGCGTACCCCCAAGTCGATACTGGCGATGTCGTCCGACTGGTCGGCGAAGTCGAACTTCGCAACAACGAACTGCAAGTCGAGACCGAACAACTCGACGCGCTCACCGACGACGAGGAAGCGACCGTCATAAACCGACTCGCCGAAGCGCTGGAAGACGAAGCGCGCCCGGCGGACGTCGATCTGCTCGCCGAGCATAGCTCCGTCGAAGCGATTCACGACGCCATCAAGGACGCCGCCGGTGCGATTCGCCGCGCCGTCATCGAATCCCGCCCCGTCATCGTTCGGCACAACGCGAGTGCGGAAGGCTACGCGGCTGGTGCGGCACTGGAACGTGCCGTTCTCCCGCTGGTGCGCGAGGAACACGCTCGAAGCGATGCTCAGTACCACTACTTCGACCGTCGTCCGCTCGAAAACGGCTTCTACGACATGGAAGACGCGACGAAGGACGCGACGAACATGCTCGACAACCGCGAGCGCCACGACGAGAAACTCCCCCTCTTCGTCCTCGTGGATGCGGGAAGCACTGTCGAATCCAGCGACGGTCTCGACCTACTCGACATCTACGGCGCACCTCACGTCGTCATCGACACTCAGTTCCCGGACGAGAACGTGGCCGAGACGGCCGAAGTCATCGTCAACCCGTTCCTCGGCGAATCCGGCAAGGACGTTTCCGCCAGTGTCCTCGGCGCGAACGTCGCGGCACACATCAACGATGACGTTCGAGAGGACGTCTCCCATCTCCCGGCAGTCGGGTACTGGGCGGATACACCGTCGGAATACGTCGAACTCGCGGAAGAGGCGGGCTACGATACGGCACACGTGACGGCCCTTCGCGAAGCGGTTGCGCTGGAGGCCTACTACCAGTCCTACGAGGACAAACGCGAACTCATCACCGACCTCCTCTTCGAGCACGCAAAACGCGATCTCGCCGAACACATCAGCGAGCAGTTCCGAACCAAACTCGAAAACGAACTCGACACCGCCGAACCGAACCTCTCGGTTCGCGGCGCAAACGGGGTCACCTTCACCGTCCTCGATACGGAAGCCTACACCCACCGCTTTGATTTCCCATCGACGTCGGTGCTCCTCGACGCGCTCCACCGTCACGACATCACGGGCCGCCCCGGCGGCCAGAACGTCACGCTCGGCCTCGCGGACGACGAAATCCACATCCGAAGCGATGTCGGCGTCAACGTTCGTGACATCGCGGATGCAGCCCGCGAACGCGCACCTGAGGCAGGAATCATTGCTGTCGGCACCCACGACGGCAAGGTCGAATTCCTCCGCGGCGAGCGCGAAGCCGCACTGGATGCCGTTATCGAATCCGTCAGCGAACGCGTGAATTAG
- a CDS encoding tRNA uridine(34) 5-carboxymethylaminomethyl modification radical SAM/GNAT enzyme Elp3, with the protein MSTETPDATESEAFEQVCEALVERILAGDIERDDVESAKLQACSEFSAAKVPKNSEILDHAPNDQREELEPVLQRKPVRTASGVSPIAIMTSPHQCPHGKCLYCPGGPGSEFSSSQSYTGHEPAAARGVQNDYDPYGQVTLRLEQLREIGHPVDKVELILMGGTMTARSHDYQEWFVKRALEAMNEYDADKEPEPAEGVSFAQDFDEYEFSYLEDVIAENETGDVRNIGTTFETKPDWCDPEQIDRMLDLGGTKVEVGVQTTFERINREMHRGHGAQASIEANQRLRDSAFKVGFHMMPGQPGMSKAMCVEDFRRIFEDEKWKPDYLKIYPTLVVRGTATYDWWHRDEYEPLRNEEAAELVAEIKSMIPRYVRLQRVQRDIPADFIDAGVWKSNLRQLARKKMDEHGWTCDCIRCREVGMNDEEPENVELDVLTYEAAGGTEHFISVEDFDKDLLVGFCRLRFPGDPVRRELDNAALIRELHVYGSEVSVGSESEDTQHQHRGYGRQLMEKAEDLARDAGYEKLSVISGIGAREYYRNKLGYHQDGPYVSKRI; encoded by the coding sequence ATGAGTACCGAGACGCCGGACGCCACGGAAAGCGAGGCGTTCGAGCAGGTCTGCGAGGCACTCGTCGAGCGCATCCTCGCGGGCGACATCGAGCGCGACGACGTGGAAAGTGCCAAACTGCAAGCCTGTTCGGAGTTCTCCGCCGCGAAAGTGCCGAAGAACTCCGAGATCCTCGACCACGCGCCGAACGACCAGCGCGAGGAGTTAGAGCCAGTGCTCCAGCGCAAACCCGTCAGAACCGCGTCGGGCGTCTCACCGATTGCGATAATGACCAGTCCGCACCAGTGCCCGCACGGAAAATGCCTCTACTGTCCCGGCGGTCCTGGGTCAGAATTCTCCTCGTCACAGAGTTACACGGGACACGAACCGGCCGCGGCGCGCGGCGTCCAGAACGATTATGACCCCTACGGACAGGTCACCCTGCGACTGGAGCAACTGCGTGAAATCGGCCACCCCGTCGATAAGGTCGAACTCATCCTGATGGGCGGAACGATGACCGCACGGAGCCACGACTATCAGGAATGGTTCGTCAAGCGCGCGCTCGAGGCGATGAACGAATACGATGCGGACAAGGAGCCAGAACCCGCGGAAGGCGTGAGCTTCGCACAGGATTTCGACGAGTACGAGTTCTCGTATTTGGAGGACGTCATCGCCGAAAACGAGACGGGCGACGTGCGCAACATCGGCACCACGTTCGAAACGAAACCCGACTGGTGTGACCCCGAACAGATAGACCGGATGCTCGATTTGGGCGGGACGAAAGTCGAAGTCGGCGTCCAGACGACGTTCGAGCGAATCAACCGCGAGATGCATCGCGGCCATGGCGCACAGGCGTCCATCGAGGCGAACCAACGCCTCCGCGATTCGGCGTTCAAGGTCGGTTTCCACATGATGCCGGGGCAACCCGGGATGTCGAAGGCGATGTGCGTCGAGGACTTCCGGCGCATCTTCGAGGACGAGAAGTGGAAACCGGATTATCTCAAGATCTATCCCACGCTGGTCGTCCGCGGGACCGCGACCTACGACTGGTGGCACCGAGACGAGTACGAACCCTTGCGCAACGAGGAGGCCGCGGAACTCGTCGCGGAAATCAAGTCGATGATTCCGCGATACGTCCGACTCCAGCGCGTCCAGCGCGACATCCCCGCGGACTTCATCGACGCTGGCGTGTGGAAATCCAACCTTCGGCAACTCGCCCGGAAGAAGATGGACGAACACGGGTGGACCTGTGACTGCATTCGATGCCGTGAGGTCGGCATGAACGATGAGGAACCCGAAAACGTCGAACTCGACGTGCTGACCTACGAGGCTGCCGGCGGGACGGAACACTTCATCAGCGTCGAAGATTTCGACAAGGACCTGCTCGTTGGCTTCTGTCGTCTCCGATTCCCCGGCGACCCAGTCCGTCGGGAACTCGACAACGCGGCCCTCATCCGCGAACTCCACGTCTACGGAAGCGAGGTTTCGGTCGGGTCCGAAAGCGAGGACACCCAACATCAGCACCGCGGCTACGGTCGCCAACTGATGGAGAAAGCGGAGGACCTCGCGAGGGACGCGGGCTACGAGAAACTCAGCGTCATCTCCGGTATTGGAGCGCGCGAGTACTACCGGAACAAACTCGGCTATCATCAGGACGGCCCCTACGTGAGCAAGCGAATCTAG
- a CDS encoding YciE/YciF ferroxidase family protein, with translation MSGETLNDLFEEGLKEMYYVENELVDVLDELRTEVTHDDLRNAFEKHRSETEEHITRLEDVFDRIGESPEQKPVNALNGMVEDHQEFTDSDPDQDVLNLFDKAAAEKSEHFEIAAYGNLTFIASKLGHDESADILERNLREEQDALDELKSLSEQYDMESVPTQG, from the coding sequence ATGAGTGGAGAAACACTGAACGATCTGTTCGAAGAGGGGCTGAAAGAGATGTACTACGTCGAAAACGAACTCGTGGACGTACTCGACGAGCTGCGTACCGAGGTTACCCACGACGACCTTCGAAACGCTTTCGAGAAGCACCGAAGCGAGACCGAGGAGCATATAACTCGACTCGAAGACGTGTTCGACCGCATCGGCGAGTCGCCGGAACAGAAACCGGTCAACGCGCTCAACGGGATGGTCGAAGACCATCAGGAGTTCACCGATTCGGACCCGGACCAGGACGTGTTGAACCTGTTCGATAAGGCCGCCGCGGAAAAAAGCGAGCACTTCGAAATCGCTGCGTACGGCAACTTGACGTTCATCGCATCCAAGTTGGGTCACGACGAATCGGCTGACATCCTCGAACGAAACCTGCGCGAAGAACAGGACGCGTTGGACGAACTGAAATCGCTCAGCGAGCAGTACGACATGGAATCGGTTCCGACACAGGGATAA
- a CDS encoding aldehyde dehydrogenase family protein codes for MSQQASEQVYSHYIGGEWRDGEGDETFESVNPATKETLGEFHRGTPADIDAALAAAEEAEDEWASLSYIDRAEHLWDIYHELKERTDELGEVITKECGKEISEGKADVVEAAHMVEWAAGNARHPHGDVVPSEIGAKDAYMRRKPRGIIGCITPWNFPVAIPFWHMALALVEGNTVVWKPAEQTPWCGQIIAEMFEDAGVPEGVFNMVQGFGDAGNAIVEDDRVDTVLFTGSSEVGHKIAGKVGGEPGKLAACEMGGKNGIVITENADLDIAVHSAIMSSFKTTGQRCVSSERLIVHEDVYDEFKERYVELAKEVSVGDPLDEGTFMGPMVNEEQVEKFGKYNQLAKDEGAEVLVDREELDDDEIPDGFEDGYWVGPFVYEVDYSPDLRCIHEEVFGPHVALMSYSGDIEDAVEIHNDTPYGLAGAIISEDYRQVNYFRDNAEIGLAYGNLPCIGAEVQLPFGGVKKSGNGYPSAREAIEAVTERTAWTINNSKDIQMAQGLSADIKTEEE; via the coding sequence ATGAGCCAACAAGCCAGCGAGCAGGTTTACAGTCATTACATCGGAGGGGAATGGCGCGACGGAGAAGGCGACGAGACGTTCGAGAGCGTCAATCCGGCGACGAAGGAGACGCTCGGCGAGTTCCACCGCGGTACACCCGCGGACATCGACGCCGCGCTCGCCGCCGCGGAAGAAGCCGAAGACGAGTGGGCGAGCCTCTCGTACATCGACCGTGCGGAACACCTCTGGGACATCTACCACGAACTGAAGGAACGAACGGACGAACTCGGCGAAGTCATCACGAAGGAGTGTGGCAAGGAGATCTCCGAGGGGAAAGCCGACGTGGTCGAAGCCGCGCACATGGTCGAATGGGCCGCGGGCAACGCCCGCCACCCGCACGGCGACGTGGTACCGAGCGAAATCGGCGCGAAAGACGCGTACATGCGTCGAAAGCCACGCGGCATCATCGGCTGCATCACCCCGTGGAACTTCCCGGTCGCCATCCCGTTCTGGCACATGGCCCTCGCGCTGGTCGAAGGGAACACCGTCGTGTGGAAGCCCGCCGAACAGACGCCGTGGTGTGGCCAAATTATCGCCGAGATGTTCGAGGACGCGGGTGTCCCTGAAGGCGTGTTCAACATGGTCCAAGGCTTCGGCGACGCCGGCAACGCCATCGTCGAGGACGACCGCGTGGACACCGTCCTGTTCACCGGTTCCTCGGAAGTCGGTCACAAAATCGCGGGTAAGGTCGGCGGCGAACCCGGCAAACTCGCGGCCTGCGAGATGGGTGGGAAGAACGGCATCGTCATCACCGAAAACGCGGATCTCGACATCGCAGTCCACAGCGCAATCATGTCCTCGTTCAAGACGACGGGTCAGCGCTGTGTCTCCTCCGAGCGACTCATCGTCCACGAGGACGTGTACGACGAGTTCAAGGAGCGCTACGTCGAACTCGCGAAAGAAGTCTCCGTCGGTGACCCACTCGATGAGGGCACCTTCATGGGACCGATGGTCAACGAAGAGCAGGTCGAGAAGTTCGGTAAGTACAACCAACTCGCCAAGGACGAGGGTGCCGAAGTCCTCGTGGACCGCGAGGAACTCGACGACGACGAGATTCCGGACGGCTTCGAGGACGGCTACTGGGTCGGCCCGTTCGTCTACGAAGTCGATTACAGTCCCGACCTACGCTGTATCCACGAGGAAGTCTTCGGCCCGCACGTCGCCCTCATGAGCTACTCGGGTGACATCGAGGACGCAGTCGAAATCCACAACGACACGCCCTACGGACTGGCCGGTGCCATCATCAGCGAGGACTACCGCCAAGTCAACTACTTCCGCGATAACGCGGAAATCGGACTCGCCTACGGCAACCTGCCGTGCATCGGCGCGGAAGTTCAACTGCCGTTCGGCGGCGTGAAGAAGTCCGGCAACGGCTACCCGAGTGCCCGCGAAGCCATCGAGGCAGTCACGGAGCGCACGGCGTGGACCATCAACAACTCGAAGGACATCCAGATGGCCCAGGGCCTGTCGGCGGACATCAAGACCGAAGAGGAATAA
- a CDS encoding cupin domain-containing protein codes for MNDERPRVVSESNLDWDEESHGDEFHVRRKQLGAKSGGEQLGCSLYELPPERKSWPFHYHTGNEEAIYVLAGEGTLRVEDDVETLEAGDYVAFPVGEEYARRVINDSDDELRYLCFSTMREPDVSVYPDSGKIGVFVGSAPGGHEGRTLSGYFPLDAEVGYWEGEDE; via the coding sequence ATGAACGACGAGAGACCGCGAGTCGTCAGCGAATCGAATCTGGACTGGGACGAAGAATCACACGGTGACGAGTTCCACGTTCGCCGCAAACAGTTGGGGGCGAAATCCGGCGGCGAACAGTTGGGGTGTAGTCTCTACGAACTCCCGCCCGAAAGGAAATCGTGGCCGTTCCACTATCACACGGGAAACGAAGAAGCGATATACGTCCTCGCTGGCGAGGGAACGCTCCGAGTCGAGGACGACGTGGAGACCCTCGAAGCCGGCGATTACGTCGCGTTTCCGGTCGGCGAGGAGTACGCTCGACGGGTCATCAACGATTCCGACGACGAACTCCGCTACCTCTGTTTTTCGACCATGCGAGAACCCGACGTATCGGTGTATCCCGACTCGGGAAAAATCGGCGTGTTCGTGGGGTCTGCACCAGGCGGCCACGAGGGGCGGACGTTGAGCGGCTACTTCCCACTCGACGCGGAGGTGGGGTACTGGGAGGGAGAAGACGAGTGA
- a CDS encoding RIO1 family regulatory kinase/ATPase domain-containing protein: MGIRRLVRGTIEWPRIEAVIGELADRYDRDEVRVEFIDADNWLSTPCVVDDRWFVKITSDQNSLVHALFTSARNLGAFSSGTEGFFEHFAGPDEMAEHELEATKKMREIGLNVPAPIEAFEYDGLGVLVMEYLPDFQTFDELSDDGMHDYAPKLFRALSRMHDNNLAHGDLRGENVLVANDEIYFIDATSVNEARIDEARSYDLACALASLTPLIGARDAVIAARKHYSAEELLSAREFLDFVNMRPDHDFDAVTVKGEIEKLADAEDGDAS, encoded by the coding sequence ATGGGAATCCGTCGATTAGTCCGTGGCACGATAGAGTGGCCTCGCATCGAAGCGGTCATCGGTGAACTCGCGGACCGATACGATCGCGATGAGGTTCGGGTCGAGTTCATCGACGCCGACAACTGGCTTTCGACGCCCTGCGTCGTGGACGACCGGTGGTTCGTCAAAATCACGTCGGATCAAAACTCGCTCGTCCACGCGCTCTTTACCAGCGCGCGGAACTTGGGTGCTTTTTCCAGCGGCACGGAAGGGTTTTTCGAGCATTTTGCCGGGCCGGACGAGATGGCAGAGCACGAACTCGAAGCGACCAAAAAGATGCGCGAAATCGGGTTGAACGTCCCGGCGCCGATAGAGGCCTTCGAATACGACGGCCTCGGAGTGCTGGTGATGGAGTATCTGCCGGACTTCCAAACGTTCGACGAGCTGTCCGACGATGGAATGCACGACTACGCGCCGAAGTTATTCCGTGCCCTCTCGCGCATGCACGACAACAACCTCGCACACGGGGATTTGCGGGGGGAGAACGTGCTCGTTGCAAACGACGAAATCTACTTCATCGACGCGACGAGCGTGAACGAAGCTCGAATCGACGAAGCGAGGTCGTACGACCTCGCCTGTGCGCTCGCGTCGCTTACTCCCCTCATCGGTGCTCGTGACGCGGTGATAGCCGCTCGTAAACATTACTCCGCCGAAGAACTGCTTTCGGCCCGTGAGTTCCTCGATTTCGTCAACATGCGGCCCGACCACGATTTCGACGCCGTAACGGTGAAGGGGGAGATAGAGAAACTGGCCGACGCCGAAGACGGCGATGCTAGCTAA